One segment of Falco rusticolus isolate bFalRus1 chromosome 3, bFalRus1.pri, whole genome shotgun sequence DNA contains the following:
- the ECI2 gene encoding enoyl-CoA delta isomerase 2 isoform X1 — translation MAAPALTFARRLCWRPLREIRQAQAVSIPAVHLHMTAATMQVSQKDFEKAQEQLKLLKKDPGNETKLKLYALFKQATEGPCNAPKPGMLDFVKKAKWDAWNSLGNLSQDNARQKYTELVSSLVSAESAGQKKDASPEESGHDGYETILVTTKNNITKIMFNRPDRKNAINHKMYREIIKALEEAGKDDSTIAVITGNGDYYSSGNDLNNFTNIQPGEMEKMAKDGAVLLKEFVGHFIDFPKPLIAVVNGPAIGICVTVLGLCDVVYASDRATFHSPFSQLGQSPEGCSSYLFPKIMGSAKANEILLFNKKLTAAEACAQGLVTEVFPDSTFQKEVWAKLEAYASLPKNSLAVSKQLLRSVEKEKLHAVNSKECEVLKERWLSDECVNAIVSFFQKKSKL, via the exons GCAAGCACAAGCTGTTAGCATTCCAGCAGTTCACCTGCACATGACTGCAGCCACCATGCAAGTCAGccagaaagattttgaaaaggCTCAAGAACAgctgaagcttttgaaaaaggaTCCTGGGAATGAAACTAAGTTGAAGCTCTATGCTCTGTTTAAACAG GCTACTGAAGGTCCCTGCAATGCTCCAAAACCAGGTATGCTGGACTTTGTCAAGAAAGCCAAGTGGGATGCATGGAATTCTCTTGGAAATTTGTCTCAG GATAATGCCAGACAGAAATATACTGAACTTGTCTCAAGTCTGGTCTCTGCAGAATCTGCTGGCCAGAAGAAAGATGCTTCTCCAGAAGAGAGTGGACACGATGGTTATGAAACAATATTAGTTACCACTAAAAACAATATCACAAAGATAATGTTTAATCGACCTGATAGGAAGAATGCCATCAACCATAag ATGTACAGAGAAATTATCAAAGCGCTTGAAGAAGCTGGGAAAGATGATTCTACCATAGCAGTTATTACTG GAAATGGAGACTACTATAGTAGTGGAAATGATCTGAATAATTTTACTAATATCCAGCCCGGTGAAATGGAGAAGATGGCAAAAGATGGAGCAGTATTACTCAA AGAGTTCGTGGGTCATTTTATTGACTTTCCTAAACCACTAATAGCAGTGGTAAATGGCCCAGCTATTGGAATCTGTGTGACAGTCCTTGGATTGTGTGACGTTGTCTATGCTTCTGACAGG gctacATTTCACAGCCCATTTAGTCAACTTGGGCAGAGCCCGGAAGGATGTTCCTCTTACCTGTTTCCAAAAATCATGGGCTCAGCCAAG GCAAAtgagattttgcttttcaataaaAAGCTGACTGCAGCAGAAGCCTGTGCCCAGGGACTTGTGACTGAAGTCTTCCCCGACAGCACTTTTCAGAAGGAAGTTTGGGCAAAACTAGAAGCTTATGCAAGCCTTCctaaaaat tCCTTGGCAGTGTCAAAGCAACTCTTACGAAGtgtggaaaaggagaaactCCATGCAGTGAATAGTAAGGAGTGTGAAGTCCTGAAGGAGAGGTGGTTATCTGATGAATGTGTAAATGCTATTGTCAgcttctttcagaagaaatcaAAACTCTAA
- the ECI2 gene encoding enoyl-CoA delta isomerase 2 isoform X2: MDFRQAQAVSIPAVHLHMTAATMQVSQKDFEKAQEQLKLLKKDPGNETKLKLYALFKQATEGPCNAPKPGMLDFVKKAKWDAWNSLGNLSQDNARQKYTELVSSLVSAESAGQKKDASPEESGHDGYETILVTTKNNITKIMFNRPDRKNAINHKMYREIIKALEEAGKDDSTIAVITGNGDYYSSGNDLNNFTNIQPGEMEKMAKDGAVLLKEFVGHFIDFPKPLIAVVNGPAIGICVTVLGLCDVVYASDRATFHSPFSQLGQSPEGCSSYLFPKIMGSAKANEILLFNKKLTAAEACAQGLVTEVFPDSTFQKEVWAKLEAYASLPKNSLAVSKQLLRSVEKEKLHAVNSKECEVLKERWLSDECVNAIVSFFQKKSKL; this comes from the exons ATGGATTTCAG GCAAGCACAAGCTGTTAGCATTCCAGCAGTTCACCTGCACATGACTGCAGCCACCATGCAAGTCAGccagaaagattttgaaaaggCTCAAGAACAgctgaagcttttgaaaaaggaTCCTGGGAATGAAACTAAGTTGAAGCTCTATGCTCTGTTTAAACAG GCTACTGAAGGTCCCTGCAATGCTCCAAAACCAGGTATGCTGGACTTTGTCAAGAAAGCCAAGTGGGATGCATGGAATTCTCTTGGAAATTTGTCTCAG GATAATGCCAGACAGAAATATACTGAACTTGTCTCAAGTCTGGTCTCTGCAGAATCTGCTGGCCAGAAGAAAGATGCTTCTCCAGAAGAGAGTGGACACGATGGTTATGAAACAATATTAGTTACCACTAAAAACAATATCACAAAGATAATGTTTAATCGACCTGATAGGAAGAATGCCATCAACCATAag ATGTACAGAGAAATTATCAAAGCGCTTGAAGAAGCTGGGAAAGATGATTCTACCATAGCAGTTATTACTG GAAATGGAGACTACTATAGTAGTGGAAATGATCTGAATAATTTTACTAATATCCAGCCCGGTGAAATGGAGAAGATGGCAAAAGATGGAGCAGTATTACTCAA AGAGTTCGTGGGTCATTTTATTGACTTTCCTAAACCACTAATAGCAGTGGTAAATGGCCCAGCTATTGGAATCTGTGTGACAGTCCTTGGATTGTGTGACGTTGTCTATGCTTCTGACAGG gctacATTTCACAGCCCATTTAGTCAACTTGGGCAGAGCCCGGAAGGATGTTCCTCTTACCTGTTTCCAAAAATCATGGGCTCAGCCAAG GCAAAtgagattttgcttttcaataaaAAGCTGACTGCAGCAGAAGCCTGTGCCCAGGGACTTGTGACTGAAGTCTTCCCCGACAGCACTTTTCAGAAGGAAGTTTGGGCAAAACTAGAAGCTTATGCAAGCCTTCctaaaaat tCCTTGGCAGTGTCAAAGCAACTCTTACGAAGtgtggaaaaggagaaactCCATGCAGTGAATAGTAAGGAGTGTGAAGTCCTGAAGGAGAGGTGGTTATCTGATGAATGTGTAAATGCTATTGTCAgcttctttcagaagaaatcaAAACTCTAA
- the ECI2 gene encoding enoyl-CoA delta isomerase 2 isoform X3, with protein MTAATMQVSQKDFEKAQEQLKLLKKDPGNETKLKLYALFKQATEGPCNAPKPGMLDFVKKAKWDAWNSLGNLSQDNARQKYTELVSSLVSAESAGQKKDASPEESGHDGYETILVTTKNNITKIMFNRPDRKNAINHKMYREIIKALEEAGKDDSTIAVITGNGDYYSSGNDLNNFTNIQPGEMEKMAKDGAVLLKEFVGHFIDFPKPLIAVVNGPAIGICVTVLGLCDVVYASDRATFHSPFSQLGQSPEGCSSYLFPKIMGSAKANEILLFNKKLTAAEACAQGLVTEVFPDSTFQKEVWAKLEAYASLPKNSLAVSKQLLRSVEKEKLHAVNSKECEVLKERWLSDECVNAIVSFFQKKSKL; from the exons ATGACTGCAGCCACCATGCAAGTCAGccagaaagattttgaaaaggCTCAAGAACAgctgaagcttttgaaaaaggaTCCTGGGAATGAAACTAAGTTGAAGCTCTATGCTCTGTTTAAACAG GCTACTGAAGGTCCCTGCAATGCTCCAAAACCAGGTATGCTGGACTTTGTCAAGAAAGCCAAGTGGGATGCATGGAATTCTCTTGGAAATTTGTCTCAG GATAATGCCAGACAGAAATATACTGAACTTGTCTCAAGTCTGGTCTCTGCAGAATCTGCTGGCCAGAAGAAAGATGCTTCTCCAGAAGAGAGTGGACACGATGGTTATGAAACAATATTAGTTACCACTAAAAACAATATCACAAAGATAATGTTTAATCGACCTGATAGGAAGAATGCCATCAACCATAag ATGTACAGAGAAATTATCAAAGCGCTTGAAGAAGCTGGGAAAGATGATTCTACCATAGCAGTTATTACTG GAAATGGAGACTACTATAGTAGTGGAAATGATCTGAATAATTTTACTAATATCCAGCCCGGTGAAATGGAGAAGATGGCAAAAGATGGAGCAGTATTACTCAA AGAGTTCGTGGGTCATTTTATTGACTTTCCTAAACCACTAATAGCAGTGGTAAATGGCCCAGCTATTGGAATCTGTGTGACAGTCCTTGGATTGTGTGACGTTGTCTATGCTTCTGACAGG gctacATTTCACAGCCCATTTAGTCAACTTGGGCAGAGCCCGGAAGGATGTTCCTCTTACCTGTTTCCAAAAATCATGGGCTCAGCCAAG GCAAAtgagattttgcttttcaataaaAAGCTGACTGCAGCAGAAGCCTGTGCCCAGGGACTTGTGACTGAAGTCTTCCCCGACAGCACTTTTCAGAAGGAAGTTTGGGCAAAACTAGAAGCTTATGCAAGCCTTCctaaaaat tCCTTGGCAGTGTCAAAGCAACTCTTACGAAGtgtggaaaaggagaaactCCATGCAGTGAATAGTAAGGAGTGTGAAGTCCTGAAGGAGAGGTGGTTATCTGATGAATGTGTAAATGCTATTGTCAgcttctttcagaagaaatcaAAACTCTAA